Proteins co-encoded in one Deinococcus radiopugnans ATCC 19172 genomic window:
- the hutH gene encoding histidine ammonia-lyase: MILDRKVSLEEFVRVVRGSENVELADAARERILAARAVVERIVEGGAAVYGINTGFGKFASVRVGNDELQQLQYNLIVSHAIGVGEPLPAEVVRGMLLLRAVSLCQGHSGVRPEVPELLLALLNAGAHPVVPAQGSVGASGDLAPLAHLALALIGLGEIDYGGRVCPAADVLAELNLTPLTLQAKEGLALINGTQLMGSLLGLALADARTLLGTANLAAAMTVEALYGSHQPFRADLVGLRPHPGAVAVAAELRGFLRDSEIAPSHAECGKVQDPYSLRAVPQVHGATHDALEQAARILDTEFASVTDNPLVFPETGEVVSGGNFHGQPLAVTADALKVAVAELGSISERRCEQLLNPALSGLPGFLAAHGGLNSGLMIAQYTAAALVSENKVLAHPASVDSIPTSANQEDHVSMGAHGARQLRQILGHVQTVVSIELLCAAQALDFQKLRAGVGVQAAYARIREAVPTMEEDRYYRPDLLRLRELVGGGELLDVARQA, translated from the coding sequence CCCGCGCCGTCGTCGAGCGCATCGTGGAGGGCGGCGCGGCGGTGTACGGCATCAACACCGGCTTCGGCAAGTTCGCCAGCGTGCGCGTGGGCAATGACGAGTTGCAACAGTTGCAGTACAACCTGATCGTGTCCCACGCCATCGGGGTGGGCGAGCCACTGCCCGCCGAGGTGGTGCGCGGGATGCTGCTTTTGCGCGCCGTGTCGCTGTGCCAGGGGCATTCCGGCGTGCGCCCGGAAGTGCCAGAGCTGCTGCTGGCCTTGCTCAACGCCGGGGCGCATCCGGTGGTGCCCGCGCAGGGCAGTGTGGGCGCGTCGGGCGATCTGGCCCCGCTGGCGCATCTGGCGCTGGCCCTCATCGGCCTGGGCGAGATCGACTATGGCGGGAGGGTTTGCCCCGCCGCCGATGTGCTGGCCGAGCTGAACCTGACGCCGCTGACCCTGCAGGCCAAGGAGGGTCTGGCCCTGATCAACGGCACGCAGCTGATGGGCAGCCTGCTGGGACTGGCCCTTGCGGACGCCCGCACGCTGCTGGGCACCGCGAATCTGGCGGCGGCCATGACCGTGGAGGCGCTGTACGGCTCGCACCAGCCGTTCCGCGCCGACTTGGTGGGCCTGCGCCCGCATCCCGGCGCGGTGGCGGTGGCCGCCGAGCTGCGCGGCTTCCTGCGCGACTCCGAGATCGCGCCCAGCCACGCCGAATGCGGCAAGGTGCAGGATCCGTACTCCTTGCGGGCGGTACCGCAGGTTCACGGCGCGACCCACGACGCGCTTGAGCAGGCCGCCCGCATTCTGGACACCGAATTCGCCTCCGTGACCGACAACCCGCTGGTGTTTCCCGAAACGGGCGAGGTGGTGTCCGGTGGAAATTTCCACGGGCAGCCGCTGGCCGTCACCGCCGACGCCCTGAAGGTGGCGGTGGCCGAACTGGGCAGCATCAGCGAGCGCCGCTGCGAGCAGCTCCTGAACCCGGCCCTCAGCGGCCTGCCGGGCTTTCTGGCCGCGCACGGGGGCCTCAACAGCGGCCTGATGATCGCACAGTACACGGCGGCGGCGCTGGTCAGCGAAAACAAGGTCTTGGCACACCCCGCCAGCGTGGACAGCATTCCCACCAGCGCCAACCAGGAGGATCACGTCAGCATGGGCGCGCACGGCGCCCGCCAGTTGCGCCAGATTCTGGGCCACGTCCAGACCGTCGTCAGCATCGAGCTGCTGTGCGCCGCGCAGGCACTGGACTTTCAGAAGCTGCGTGCTGGCGTGGGGGTACAGGCCGCCTACGCGCGTATCCGTGAAGCCGTGCCCACGATGGAAGAAGACCGCTATTACCGCCCCGATCTGCTGCGGCTGCGCGAGCTGGTGGGGGGCGGAGAATTGCTGGACGTGGCGCGGCAGGCGTAG
- a CDS encoding bifunctional 3-deoxy-7-phosphoheptulonate synthase/chorismate mutase — protein sequence MTQPRTIEDLRSEIDQINRDLLKLLSQRAAVVAQIGHAKTQEGRPNHYDPAREEQQLRELEALNPGPFTNATVKSIFKEIFKASLALEESNDKKQLLVSRKVKKEDTVLDIDGVRIGGDAPPIIIAGPCSIESEEQMEQTAEYLAGKGVKILRGGAYKPRTSPYGFQGMGVDGLILGGRVARANKMLFVTEVMDTRDVEVVAEYADILQVGARNMHNFALLREVGRARRPVLLKRGLSATIEEWLYAAEYILSEGNNEVILCERGIRTFEKWTRNTLDLSAVALAKQETHLPVIVDVTHAAGRRDLLIPLAKAALAVGADGIHIEVHPSPATALSDNEQQLDFAGYDKFDEALKPMMKVPAGV from the coding sequence ATGACACAACCCCGCACCATCGAGGATCTCCGCTCCGAGATCGATCAGATCAACCGTGACCTGCTGAAGCTGCTGTCGCAACGCGCCGCCGTGGTGGCCCAGATCGGCCACGCAAAGACCCAGGAAGGCCGCCCCAACCACTACGACCCGGCCCGCGAGGAACAGCAGCTGCGCGAGCTGGAGGCGCTGAACCCCGGCCCCTTCACGAACGCCACCGTCAAGAGCATCTTCAAGGAAATCTTCAAGGCCAGCCTCGCGCTGGAGGAAAGCAACGACAAGAAGCAGCTGCTGGTCTCGCGCAAGGTCAAGAAAGAGGACACCGTGCTGGACATCGACGGCGTGCGGATCGGCGGCGACGCGCCGCCCATCATCATCGCCGGGCCGTGCAGCATCGAGAGTGAAGAGCAGATGGAGCAGACCGCCGAATACCTGGCGGGCAAAGGTGTGAAGATCCTGCGCGGCGGTGCGTACAAGCCGCGCACCAGCCCCTACGGCTTTCAGGGCATGGGCGTGGACGGCCTGATTCTGGGGGGCCGGGTGGCCCGCGCCAACAAGATGCTGTTCGTGACCGAAGTGATGGACACCCGTGACGTGGAAGTAGTGGCCGAGTACGCCGACATCCTGCAGGTGGGCGCACGCAACATGCACAACTTCGCCCTGCTGCGCGAGGTGGGCCGCGCCCGCCGCCCGGTGCTGCTCAAGCGCGGCCTGTCGGCCACCATCGAAGAATGGCTGTACGCCGCCGAATACATCCTCTCGGAGGGCAACAACGAGGTCATCCTGTGCGAGCGCGGCATCCGCACCTTCGAGAAGTGGACGCGCAACACGCTGGATCTCTCGGCGGTGGCGCTGGCGAAGCAGGAAACCCACCTGCCGGTGATCGTGGACGTGACCCACGCCGCCGGCCGCCGCGACCTGCTGATTCCGCTGGCGAAGGCGGCGCTGGCGGTGGGTGCGGACGGCATCCACATCGAGGTTCACCCCAGCCCTGCCACCGCGTTGAGCGACAACGAGCAGCAGCTGGACTTCGCCGGGTACGACAAGTTCGACGAAGCGCTGAAGCCGATGATGAAGGTGCCTGCGGGCGTCTGA
- a CDS encoding globin — MTAPMPLSAGGSLYERIGPQALAALVTRFYALVAQDPDLAPIFPADLTETAEKQLAFLTGFLGGPPLYHQTYGPPRLRARHLPHAITPTRGRAWLACMARALQDTPQIGQAEARELHAALARVAAHMVNTPDEDGGKVGQLLSID, encoded by the coding sequence ATGACTGCGCCCATGCCACTTTCCGCAGGCGGCTCGCTGTACGAGCGCATTGGCCCGCAGGCGCTGGCCGCCCTGGTGACCCGTTTCTACGCGTTGGTGGCCCAGGACCCGGACCTCGCCCCGATTTTTCCGGCTGACCTGACCGAGACTGCCGAGAAACAGCTGGCCTTCCTGACCGGCTTTCTGGGCGGGCCGCCTCTGTACCACCAGACGTATGGGCCACCCCGGTTGCGCGCCCGGCACCTGCCGCACGCGATCACGCCCACGCGCGGACGGGCGTGGCTGGCGTGCATGGCCCGCGCCCTGCAGGACACGCCCCAGATCGGGCAGGCCGAGGCGCGGGAACTGCACGCCGCCCTTGCACGGGTGGCCGCGCACATGGTCAACACCCCCGACGAGGACGGCGGCAAAGTTGGACAACTCCTTTCAATTGACTAG
- a CDS encoding ABC transporter permease, with the protein MLTLLLLEFRKLLGSRSAKLALIVTFLLPLVWAFAPRLSALIQVNLISGWQLPAVSIGVTIQYLLPLFIAVTVAETIGSETAQGTLAPLLLRPVDRTRVIASKLIAALVFPFLLIITTVAGSLLAGIPLGFGSFTGGTGLGPGLFVGVGQLSGGEAFGQVLRGAFLAAVVLMPVAALSLLFGVLFLNTAASALATFATLIVMRLLVVLPDALQRILLTSHFGLYVQQGDIGQPLILLLIYTLGFGLMAIYAFDRRDV; encoded by the coding sequence ATGCTGACGCTGCTGCTGCTGGAATTCCGCAAGCTGCTGGGCTCGCGCAGCGCCAAGCTGGCCCTGATCGTCACCTTTCTGCTGCCGCTGGTCTGGGCGTTCGCCCCGCGCCTGAGCGCCCTGATTCAGGTCAATCTGATCAGCGGGTGGCAACTGCCCGCCGTCAGCATCGGCGTGACCATCCAGTACCTGCTGCCGCTGTTCATTGCCGTGACGGTGGCCGAGACCATCGGTTCGGAGACCGCCCAGGGCACGCTGGCCCCGCTGCTGCTGCGCCCGGTGGACCGCACCCGGGTCATTGCCAGCAAGCTGATCGCCGCGCTGGTCTTCCCCTTCCTGCTGATCATCACCACGGTGGCCGGATCGCTGCTGGCGGGCATTCCGCTGGGCTTCGGCAGCTTCACCGGCGGCACGGGGCTGGGACCGGGCCTGTTCGTGGGCGTGGGCCAGCTCTCAGGCGGGGAGGCCTTCGGGCAGGTGCTGCGCGGCGCGTTTCTGGCCGCCGTCGTGCTGATGCCGGTGGCGGCGCTGTCGCTGCTGTTCGGCGTGCTGTTTCTGAACACGGCGGCCTCGGCGCTGGCCACCTTTGCCACGCTGATCGTGATGCGCCTTCTGGTGGTGCTGCCCGACGCCCTGCAGCGCATCCTGCTGACCTCGCACTTCGGGCTATATGTGCAGCAGGGCGACATCGGGCAGCCGCTGATCCTGCTGCTGATCTACACGCTGGGTTTCGGCCTGATGGCGATCTACGCCTTCGACCGCCGCGACGTGTAG